From Aspergillus fumigatus Af293 chromosome 3, whole genome shotgun sequence, a single genomic window includes:
- a CDS encoding AAA family ATPase VPS4, with translation MTNNTDFLGRAIDAVKKAIELDNGGEYEKAYQGYYSALELFMLALKWEKNPRSKEMIRAKTAEYMDRAEKLKNHLAQSEDKKKPSAIGANGKVAQGSGKGGKEDDDNEDADAKKLRSALAGAILSDKPNVKWEDVAGLESAKEALKEAVILPIKFPHLFTGKRQPWKGILLYGPPGTGKSYLAKAVATEANSTFFSVSSSDLVSKWMGESERLVKQLFNMARENKPAIIFIDEVDALCGPRGEGESEASRRIKTELLVQMDGVGKDSRGVLILGATNIPWQLDAAIRRRFQRRVHISLPDLNARMKMFMLAVGQTPCQMTQADYRTLAEMSEGYSGSDISIAVQDALMQPIRKIQTATHYKKVMVDGAEKLTPCSPGDSGAIEMSWVDIEADQLLEPPLMLKDFIKAVRNSRPTVSQEDLQRNAEWTKEFGSEGA, from the exons ATGACAAATAATACAGATTTCTTAGGTCGGGCAATTGATGCCGTAAAGAAGGCCATCGAGCTAGACAATGGGGGCGAGTACGAGAAGGCGTATCAGGGCTACTACTCCGCACTGGAGCTGTTCATGCTGGCCTTGAAGTGGGAGAAAAACCCCAGGTCCAAGGAGATGATTCGCGCAAAGACGGCCGAGTATATGGATCGAGCAGAGAAACTTAAAAACCATTTGGCTCAGAGTGAAGACAAAAAGAAACCGAGCGCTATTGGCGCCAACGGCAAGGTGGCGCAAGGAAGTGGGAAGGGCGG gaaggaagacgatgacaatgaagatgcTGATGCGAAGAAGCTACGGTCGGCACTCGCTGGTGCTATCTTGTCGGACAAACCGAACGTGAAATGGGAGGACGTTGCAGGTCTTGAAAGCGCCAAAGAGGCTTTAAAGGAGGCTGTTATCTTACCTATCAAATTTCCGCACCTGTTCACTGGGAAACGGCAGCCTTGGAAGGGTATTCTGCTCTATGGACCTCCGGGTACCGGAAAGTCATACCTGGCAAAAGCCGTTGCGACGGAAGCAAACAGCACGTTCTTCAGTGTCAGTAGCAGTGACTTAGTGTCTAAGTGGATGGGCGAGAGTGAGAG GCTTGTCAAGCAGCTCTTTAACATGGCGCGCGAAAACAAACCAGCGATCATCTTTATTGACGAGGTAGATGCTCTTTGTGGACCTCGTGGCGAAGGAGAATCAGAGGCATCTCGCCGTATCAAGACCGAACTTCTTGTACAAATGGACGGTGTCGGCAAGGACTCGCGAGGAGTGCTGATCTTAGGCGCAACAAATATCCCTTGGCAATTAGATGCAGCGATTCGACGGAGATTCCAGCGGAGAGTACATATCAGTCTTCCCGATCTCAACGCCCGGATGAAGATGTTCATGCTCGCCGTGGGTCAAACACCGTGCCAAATGACGCAGGCCGACTACCGGACCTTGGCAGAGATGAGCGAGGGCTATTCTGGTAGTGATATCAGCATCGCCGTCCAGGATGCGCTGATGCAGCCCATTCGTAAGATTCAGACGGCGACACATTACAAGAAG GTTATGGTCGATGGCGCAGAGAAATTGACTCCGTGTTCGCCTGGCGATAGCGGTGCGATCGAGATGTCATGGGTGGACATTGAAGCCGATCAGCTCCTCGAGCCACCTCTTATGTTGAAGGACTTCATCAAGGCTGTTCGCAATTCAAGACCAACAGTCAGCCAGGAAGACCTCCAAAGGAACGCGGAATGGACCAAAGAATTTGGCAGTGAGGGAGCTTGA
- a CDS encoding phosphoglycerate mutase, 2,3-bisphosphoglycerate-independent translates to MTKVDHKVVLIVIDGWGIPGPDSPKDGDAIAAAETPYMSGFAEENSKTAQGYTELDASSLAVGLPEGLMGNSEVGHLNIGAGRVVWQDSVRIDQTLKKGELNKVDNVVKSFTRAKEGNGRLHLLGLVSDGGVHSNITHLVGLLKVAKEMEIPQVFIHFFGDGRDTDPKSAIKYMQDLLDHTKEIGIGEIATVVGRYYAMDRDKRWDRVEVAMKGIVSGEGEESSDPVKTIKERYEKGENDEFLKPIIVGGKERRVQDNDTLFFFNYRSDRVREITQLLGDYDRSPKPDFPYPKNIQITTMTQYKTDYTFPVAFPPQHMGNVLAEWLSKKDIQQCHVAETEKYAHVTFFFNGGIEKQFPGEVRDMIPSPKVPTYDHEPEMSAEAVGKKMAERIAEGKFEFVMNNFAPPDMVGHTGVYEAAIKGVAATDKAIGEIYQACKKHGYILFITADHGNAEEMLTEKGTPKTSHTTNKVPFVLANAPEGWSLKKEEGVLGDVAPTVLAAMGIEQPEEMSGKSLLVKA, encoded by the exons ATGACAAAGGTTGACCACAAAGTCGTTCTGA TCGTCATCGACGGCTGGGGTATCCCCGGCCCCGACTCTCCCAAAGACGGAGATGCGATCGCTGCTGCCGAGACACCCTACATGTCAGGCTTTGCCGAAGAGAACTCGAAGACGGCTCAAGGATATACAGAGCTGGATGCCTCGTCGCTGGCCGTCGGTCTGCCAGAGGGTTTGATGGGCAACAGTGAGGTTGGCCATCTGAACATTGGTGCTGGCCGTGTCGTCTGGCAGGACAGCGTTCGCATCGATCAGACCCTCAAGAAGGGCGAATTGAACAAGGTCGACAACGTCGTCAAGTCCTTCACTCGCGCCAAGGAGGGCAATGGTCGTCTGCACCTGCTGGGTCTGGTCTCCGATGGCGGTGTTCACTCCAACATCACTCACCTGGTCGGTTTGTTGAAGGTCgccaaggaaatggagatcCCTCAGGTCTTCATTCACTTCTTCGGTGATGGCCGTGATACCGACCCCAAGAGCGCCATCAAGTATATGCAGGACTTGCTCGATCACACCAAGGAGATCGGCATCGGTGAGATCGCCACGGTGGTTGGCCGCTACTACGCTATGGACCGTGACAAGCGTTGGGACAGAGTCGAAGTTGCCATGAAGGGTATTGTCAGCGGTGAGGGCGAAGAGAGCTCTGATCCCGTTAAGACTATCAAGGAGCGCTatgagaagggtgagaaCGATGAGTTCCTCAAGCCCATCATTGTTGGCGGCAAGGAAAGGCGCGTGCAGG ACAACgataccctcttcttcttcaactaCCGTTCGGACCGTGTCCGTGAGATCACCCAGCTGCTGGGCGACTATGACCGCTCTCCTAAGCCCGACTTCCCTTACCCCAAGAACATCCAAATCACCACCATGACCCAGTACAAGACCGACTACACCTTCCCCGTTGCGTTCCCTCCTCAGCACATGGGCAACGTGCTGGCCGAGTGgctcagcaagaaggacaTCCAGCAGTGCCACGTCGCTGAGACCGAAAAGTACGCGCACGTTACGTTCTTCTTCAACGGAGGTATCGAGAAGCAGTTCCCTGGCGAGGTGCGCGATATGATCCCCTCACCCAAGGTTCCTACCTACGACCATGAGCCCGAGATGAGCGCCGAAGCCGtcggcaagaagatggccGAGCGCATTGCCGAGGGAAAATTCGAGTTCGTCATGAACAACTTCGCTCCTCCCGACATGGTCGGTCACACCGGTGTGTACGAGGCCGCCATCAAGGGTGTCGCCGCCACCGACAAGGCCATTGGTGAAATCTACCAGGCTTGCAAGAAGCATGGATACATTCTGTTCATCACCGCCGATCACGG TAACGCGGAGGAGATGCTCACCGAGAAGGGCACTCCTAAGACCTCCCACACAACTAACAAGGTTCCCTTCGTCCTTGCCAATGCCCCCGAGGGCTGGAGCctcaagaaggaggagggtgtCCTCGGAGACGTTGCACCCaccgtcctcgccgccatGGGCATCGAACAACCCGAGGAGATGTCGGGTAAAAGTCTTCTGGTCAAGGCCTAG
- a CDS encoding glycine hydroxymethyltransferase SHM2 has product MATYALSQAHREQMEKSLVDSDPEIAQIMEKEIQRQRESILLIASENVTSRAVFDALGSPMSNKYSEGYPGARYYGGNQHIDAIELTCQARALKAFNLDPEKWGVNVQCLSGSPANLEVYQALMRPHDRLMGLDLPHGGHLSHGYQTPSRKISAVSTYFETFPYRVNTETGIIDYDTLEANAELYRPKCLVAGTSAYCRLIDYGRMRKIADKVGAYLIVDMAHISGLVAAGVIPSPFEYADVVTTTTHKSLRGPRGAMIFFRKGVRSTDPKTGKEIMYDLEGPINFSVFPGHQGGPHNHTITALAVALKQAATPEFRQYQEQVLKNAKALEVEFKALGHKLVSDGTDSHMVLLDLRPKGLDGARVEAVLEQINIACNKNSIPGDKSALTPCGIRIGTPAMTSRGMSEEDFKRVARYIDQVINLCKSIQADLPKEANKLKDFKAKVASGSVPEILALRKEVAEWASTYPLPV; this is encoded by the exons ATGGCCACCTACGCTTTGTCGCAGGCTCACCGTGAG CAAATGGAGAAGTCTCTGGTCGACTCCGACCCTGAGATTGCTCAGATCATG GAAAAAGAGATTCAGCGCCAGCGCGAGTCCATCCTCCTGATTGCCTCTGAGAACGTCACTTCCCGTGCCGTTTTCGATGCTCTCGGCTCTCCCATGAGCAACAAGTACTCCGAGGGTTACCCCGGTGCTCGTTACTACGGTGGTAACCAGCACATTGATGCCATTGAGCTCACCTGCCAGGCTCGTGCCCTGAAGGCTTTCAACCTCGACCCCGAGAAGTGGGGTGTCAACGTTCAGTGCCTCAGTGGTAGCCCTGCCAACCTGGAGGTCTACCAGGCTCTCATGCGCCCCCATGACCGTCTCATGGGTCTGGATCTTCCTCACGGCGGTCACCTGAGTCACGGTTACCAGACTCCCTCCAGAAA GATTTCCGCTGTTTCTACCTACTTTGAGACCTTCCCCTACCGTGTTAACACTGAGACCGGCATCATTGACTACGATACTCTCGAGGCCAACGCTGAGCTCTACCGTCCCAAGTGCTTGGTTGCTGGGACTTCTGCCTACTGCCGTCTCATTGACTACGGTCGTATGCGCAAGATTGCCGACAAGGTTGGCGCCTACCTAATCGTCGACATGGCCCACATCTCCGGTCTAGTTGCCGCTGGTGTCATTCCTTCTCCCTTCGAGTACGCCGACGTcgtcaccaccaccacccacAAGTCTCTCCGTGGTCCTCGTGGTgccatgatcttcttccGCAAGGGTGTGCGTAGCACTGACCCCAAGACTGGCAAGGAAATCATGTATGACCTTGAGGGTCCTATCAACTTCTCCGTCTTCCCTGGTCACCAGGGTGGTCCCCACAACCACACCATCACTGCTTTGGCTGTTGCCCTCAAGCAGGCCGCCACTCCTGAGTTCCGTCAGTACCAGGAACAGGTTCTCAAGAACGCCAAGGCTCTTGAGGTTGAGTTCAAGGCTCTCGGCCACAAGCTCGTCTCTGACGGTACTGACAGCCACATGGTCCTGCTGGACCTTCGCCCCAAGGGTCTTGACGGTGCTCGTGTCGAGGCTGTCCTCGAGCAGATCAACATTGCCTGCAACAAAAACTCCATTCCTGGCGACAAGTCTGCCCTGACCCCCTGCGGTATCCGCATTGGTACTCCCGCTATGACCAGCCGTGGTATGAGCGAGGAGGACTTCAAGCGCGTCGCTCGCTACATTGACCAGGTCATCAACCTTTGCAAGAGCATCCAGGCTGACCTGCCCAAGGAGGCCAATAAGCTCAAGGACTTCAAGGCCAAGGTTGCCTCCGGCTCTGTTCCCGAGATCCTCGCTCTCCGCAAGGAGGTCGCCGAGTGGGCCAGCACCTACCCCCTGCCTGTCTAA
- a CDS encoding small subunit rRNA maturation protein TSR4 produces MDPYDSDSSGFDDEGDFTETGVLLGYPSEEVIDDSISHLGGWPTWLDDSTPPPGDFANCKVCNSPMLLLLELHGDLPDHFPDDERRLYIFGCPRKACNKKPGSIRALRAVRKLKVEQAPRKTEEKPKEDKQEKVEAPKQDLGASLFGTTSLTSSVSANPNPFSSNTSSGFPSNPFAAPTAAPTPAKETSTTTQSTTTLSETFADKVRVSSPPPETMPPEAAGPAAPWPEKSAFPAPYPQFYLDAEYETLSRPPTPTIPANVTIDNTEEEETGKGSSSDLKDAFESELDKAFIRFSTRLAHNPEQVLRYEFRGSPLLYSYTDAVGKRLHDPKHGASGSRVTTVTSGASRFPRCEYCGSERVFELQLVPHAITVLEEGREGVGLEPKDDAGMEWGTIILGVCSKDCGPKQVGVVGWREEWAGVQWEELTK; encoded by the exons ATGGATCCGTACGACAGCGATTCCTCGggttttgatgatgagggggATTTCACTGAGACCGGGGTGCTTCTGGGATATCCATCCGAAGAAGTCATAGATGATAGTATCAGTCACCTTGGAGGCTGGCCG ACATGGCTTGACGATTCTACCCCGCCCCCAGGTGATTTCGCCAACTGCAAAGTGTGCAACAGTCCTatgcttctcctccttgagtTGCACGGTGACCTTCCCGATCATTTCCCTGATGATGAGAGACGGTTGTATATATTTGGATGTCCTAGAAAGGCGTGCAATAAGAAGCCAGGCAGCATCAGAGCGTTGCGCGCAGTGAGGAAGCTCAAGGTCGAGCAGGCGCCACGGAAAACcgaagagaagccgaaggaGGACAAACAAGAGAAGGTCGAGGCTCCGAAGCAGGATCTAGGAGCGAGTCTATTCGGGACTACCTCCCTCACTAGCAGTGTCTCCGCGAACCCGAATCCTTTCTCATCGAATACATCTTCAGGGTTTCCCAGTAACCCATTTGCGGCTCCTACTGCAGCACCGACGCCAGCTAAAGAGACCTCAACTACAACACAATCAACTACCACTCTTTCCGAGACCTTCGCCGACAAGGTCAGAGTCTCCTCTCCACCCCCAGAAACCATGCCACCGGAAGCCGCTGGACCCGCTGCCCCTTGGCCTGAGAAGTCCGCCTTCCCAGCTCCGTATCCGCAGTTTTACTTGGACGCCGAATATGAGACTCTTTCTCGACCCCCCACACCAACAATACCTGCGAATGTCACGATAGATAACaccgaagaggaggaaacaGGCAAaggatcttcttcagatcTCAAGGATGCCTTTGAGTCTGAGTTGGACAAGGCCTTTATCCGATTTTCAACACGTCTAGCACACAACCCAGAACAAGTTTTGCGCTATGAATTCCGTGGATCTCCCCTCCTATATTCTTACACAGACGCTGTGGGCAAGCGACTCCACGACCCGAAGCATGGCGCCTCCGGTTCGCGGGTGACGACTGTCACAAGTGGCGCCAGCCGGTTTCCACGCTGCGAGTACTGCGGTAGTGAACGCGTCTTTGAGCTACAGCTTGTACCGCACGCTATTACTGTTTTAGAAGAGGGCCGCGAGGGAGTCGGGTTAGAGCCcaaggatgatgctggtaTGGAATGGGGCACCATCATCCTTGGTGTCTGCAGTAAAGACTGTGGGCCCAAACAGGTTGGAGTGGTTGGATGGCGTGAGGAATGGGCTGGCGTACAATGGGAGGAGTTGACGAAATAG
- a CDS encoding tubulin-binding prefolding complex subunit YKE2, which yields MADPQKQFQALSDEYQQLQTDLEGFIDARQKLESQQQENKGVQAEFDKLDEDSRIYKIVGPVLLKQDKNEAVMAVNGRLDFIEKEIKRIEGQIKEAQEKAEKKRAEIVQFQAQLQQQAAASA from the exons ATGGCAGACCCGCAGAAGCAGTTTCAGGCTCTCTCTGATGAGTATCAGCAGCTACAAACCG ACCTCGAAGGTTTCATCGATGCTCGCCAGAAGCTCGAgtcgcagcagcaggaaaACAAGGGTGTGCAGGCGGAATTCGACAAACTGGATGAGGATTCGAGAATCTACAAGATTGTTGGGCCGGTCTTATTGAAGCAAGACAAGAACGAAGCCGTCATGGCTGTAAACGGACGACTCGACTTTATTGAGAAGGAAAT CAAGAGAATCGAGGGACAGATCAAGGAGGCTCAAGAAAAGGCTGAGAAGAAACGGGCGGAG ATTGTTCAATTCCAAGcccagcttcagcagcaagctgccgcttctgcttga
- a CDS encoding mediator of RNA polymerase II transcription subunit 9, which translates to MASRSPTVATPLRKPSSAPETPMVGESMNTAPQPVPFPPPQTFDIIPPLHGLLLRLLSTQTAGEGGPRTAGEAGGQAPSEPSGPGQGVQQQTSATGSGLAPLTAKDLPTEASSIRIRIQKAHAAVESLPDIGRSVAEQENEIEELENRIARLNAVLAEFGKRADSGA; encoded by the coding sequence ATGGCATCCAGGTCACCGACCGTGGCCACTCCGCTGCGGAAACCGTCATCTGCGCCCGAGACCCCTATGGTAGGGGAGTCCATGAACACAGCACCACAACCAGTTCCTTTCCCTCCACCGCAGACATTCGACATAATACCTCCGTTGCATGGCCTTCTTCTGCGTCTTCTTTCGACACAAACAGCTGGCGAAGGCGGTCCAAGAACTGCAGGTGAAGCAGGCGGACAAGCGCCATCAGAGCCGTCGGGTCCGGGCCAAGGTGTCCAGCAACAGACTTCGGCAACGGGGAGTGGACTTGCGCCATTGACGGCGAAGGATTTGCCGACAGAAGCAAGCTCGATCAGGATTCGCATACAAAAGGCACACGCGGCTGTGGAAAGCCTACCTGATATCGGTCGCTCGGTCGCTGAGCAGGAGAATGAGATTGAAGAGCTAGAGAATCGTATCGCCAGGTTGAACGCGGTCCTCGCAGAGTTTGGGAAAAGGGCAGACTCAGGAGCTTGA
- a CDS encoding putative prenylcysteine lyase translates to MESSSRSIQHAFLRLCTISLAITFFASLISAEKQPLGTPHNSPKRIAIIGTGAAGSSTAYSLRKLADSLQLPVDITVYERNSYIGGRSTTVNALDDPKYPVELGASIFVSVNYNLVNASKELGLAVRSADQARPRESDDTIGVWDGEQFVLVLQDTYSWWNIATLLWRYGLSPIRTQNLMRSTVNKFLRLYDSPYFPFRSLTSAAAAVDLLNTTAVPGEAFLQDGGISAEFSRDVIQASTRVNYGQNLPLIHGLETMVCMATDGAVSIEGGNWQIFDGMLRSSEANVRLNHSVTSIQRNADGTLAVGFKATEVEENSVFDEVVIAGPLQYSGIAIEPPLQHTPDQIPYVKLHVTLFSSPHLLSPRFFNLPSNKRAPETVLTTLPRGVDLGSNKAGVGPAGFWSISTLRTVQAPRSDGTHEKQYVYKVFSPERLNASFVGAILGLENKEYSVDAPIGDLPKDDVSWHYEKIWNPYPFLYPRVTFEDTMIAPNLWYTGGIESFISTMETSALMGKNVASLISQSWDNQEGRDGQETTRLEKTEL, encoded by the exons ATGGAATCTTCATCGCGGTCGATTCAACATGCATTCCTACGCTTGTGTACTATTTCGCTTGCAATAACCTTTTTTGCCTCGCTCATCAGTGCGGAAAAACAACCACTTGGCACACCTCACAACAGCCCAAAACGGATTGCAATTATCG GAACTGGGGCTGCAGGATCATCAACTGCGTACTCTTTGCGCAAGCTTGCAGATTCCCTGCAACTGCCAGTTGACATAACGGTCTATGAACGGAACTCATATATCGGCGGCCGTTCGACAACCGTCAACGCGCTGGATGATCCGAAGTACCCAGTAGAGCTGGGCGCTTCCATCTTCGTATCGGTCAACTATAACCTAGTGAACGCCTCCAAGGAATTGGGACTTGCTGTCCGAAGCGCCGACCAAGCTCGCCCCAGAGAGTCTGACGATACGATTGGCGTCTGGGACGGCGAGCAATTTGTGCTGGTGCTACAGGACACCTATAGCTGGTGGAATATTGCTACATTGTTATGGCGCTATGGATTGTCACCCATTCGCACTCAGAACCTAATGAGAAGCACAGTCAACAAGTTTCTCCGACTTTATGACTCGCCTTATTTCCCATTCAGATCCCTTACTTCGGCTGCGGCCGCAGTTGACTTGCTAAATACAACGGCAGTCCCAGGAGAAGCTTTTCTTCAGGACGGCGGCATATCCGCGGAGTTTTCGCGAGATGTGATTCAAGCAAGCACGCGAGTCAACTACGGGCAGAATCTACCTCTGATCCACGGTCTCGAGACGATGGTGTGCATGGCTACGGACGGAGCGGTTTCTATCGAGGGTGGCAATTGGCAGATTTTCGATGGCATGCTGAGGTCCTCAGAGGCCAATGTCAGACTCAATCACAGTGTGACGTCTATTCAACGGAATGCTGATGGCACTCTGGCTGTCGGGTTCAAGGCTACCGAAGTCGAAGAAAACTCCGTGTTCGACGAGGTGGTTATCGCCGGTCCATTGCAATATTCAGGCATCGCTATCGAACCACCCCTCCAGCACACCCCCGATCAAATCCCCTACGTCAAGCTCCATGTGactctcttctcctcaccACATCTGCTTTCTCCACGATTCTTCAATCTCCCGTCTAACAAACGCGCTCCCGAGACCGTTCTCACGACTCTTCCCCGCGGGGTGGACTTGGGCTCCAACAAGGCAGGCGTCGGCCCAGCCGGCTTCTGGAGCATCAGCACCCTCCGCACTGTGCAAGCTCCGCGTAGTGACGGTACCCATGAGAAACAATACGTATACAAAGTTTTCTCACCTGAGCGTCTCAACGCGTCGTTCGTGGGCGCTATCCTCGGTCTCGAGAACAAAGAATACTCTGTTGATGCGCCAATTGGCGACCTTCCAAAGGATGATGTGAGCTGGCACTATGAGAAGATCTGGAACCCCTACCCGTTCCTCTACCCGCGGGTTACCTTCGAGGACACAATGATAGCGCCGAATCTCTGGTACACAGGCGGCATTGAGAGCTTCATCTCAACCATGGAAACCAGCGCCCTGATGGGTAAGAATGTGGCTTCGTTGATCTCGCAGTCATGGGACAATCAAGAGGGCAGAGATGGTCAGGAAACGACGCGCCTGGAGAAGACTGAACTCTAA